Genomic segment of Paenalkalicoccus suaedae:
CCAGTTGCTGCAATGACGAGGCTCTTCGTTTCTCCAAGCGCACGAAGTCGATTTAAATTCTCCATCGCGCGGCGCTGCATGCGGTTTGGCGTGACGTACGCGCTACTACGCTGCAGTAACGGCACCTGAGTGGCGGTCGCGCCACGCACCTCCGCATATTGCTTCTCGTAGTCTTGGAGAAAGGCTTCGGAGAGTGGGGTGCTTTCCTCCCAGAGCAAGCCGTATTCACGGAGCACCTTGTCTGTAAATGGCATCTCTTTTTTAGAAATAATTTCGACATTCCACTCCACGTTCGATTTAAGCGCCGTATGCGTTACATTGGACGACCCTATGATAATTTTGTAGCTATCTTCGTATTCAAATATGTATGTTTTCGTATGAAAACCGCGCTGCTGCTCGGTAATAAATACTTTCACGTCGAGGTCCGTAAACTCCTGTAGCCTGCGCAGAGCCTTCGGGTCGGTGAAGTTTAAGTATGTAGACGTCATGATCTGTCCGCGCTTCCCTTTTTCAATCGCCTTCTGTAGCGCATCAAGTAGCAGCTGCACGCCGCTAAAGTTTACGAATGCTACGCCAAAGTAGAAGCTGTCGCACGTGTTTAGCGAATTTGTCAGCTCTTTCAGTAATGTCTCCGTTCCATTGTTAACAATCAATCGCTCCGTCATCTGCCATTCGCCTCCCAACTATTGGCCTAATTGTACAGGAAAATAAGGGAAATTGCAGCAGGTTTGAGGGTAGCGTCTTTGTTGGGAGGTTGTGAATTCGTGATTGCGTACGTGGATCAGGAAAAGAACACGTGTAAGCCTGCCACTCCACTTTACAATCAACTAGAAGGCCAGGCTGTTTAAGTCCGATCAAACTTCACGTTCTTCAGAAAAAATCCAGGAATCACAAACAACAAAAAGAAATAGATGGCCAATAGTTGCCATTCTTCTTGTACATACATGTGTAAATTCAAAGCTTGCAATACTGCTACGACAGTAAACCCATATACGAAAACAAGGATGCCTACACTCGCAAATTTTGCGTACATACCTAGGAGAACCCCCTTCAGTAAATAAACGATTAATCCCAACTTATAAAAGCACATTCTATTATTATATAAAAAACCACCAGCAGTCTTCCCTCCGCTGGCGGTCTCCCCTTACCTATTTCCCTACTTCTTCTCTCCACTTGTAAACCGGCTGCCACCCCAATAGCTCCTTTGCTTTTTTGTTGCTAAAGAGTGCGGTGTAGCCGTCGATGTTTCCTCGCATATCAGTAACGGTCGGGTAAATTTGCTCCATGAGCGACTTGCTCTCGATGTCCATGCTCGTGTCGTCGGCGCCGATATTTACCGCGACAGAGCCGAGCCCGTCCGTCTCAACGGCCAGGCGATAGGCCGTTGCCGCGTCGCGCGTGTCGATGTAGCTCCACATGATCGTCTTGCGCTCCTCCGGCTCGTGAATGAAGCCGGGGAAGTTCGCGTACATGTGCGGCGCGATCACATTGCCGAGGCGGAACGACACTACCTGCATGCCCGTGCGGCGATTGATCATGTCCGCTGTCTGCTCGTTGACAATTTTCGACAAGCCATAGCTCTCCTCCGGCAACTGCGGATGCTCCTCATCCACCGGCACATACTTTGGCGTCAGACCTTTTTGGGAGAAAACAATGCCGTAACTCGACTCACTGGATGAAATCACTGCTTTTTTAATGCCTAACGTCCCCGCTGCCTCCAACACGTTATAGGTAGACATGACGTTATTTTGGAACGTCACCTCGTTTGCATGCGAATAAGCAACCGGAATCGCAGCCAAGTGCACCACCGCATCCGCGCCGGCAAGCACGCCGTAGACCTCACCTAAATTCGTTAAATCCGTGATCACCGTTCGACACAGTGCTTCCTTAGGATGCTTTGTATCCGCATTAACTACCTCATAGTTATGATCTAAAAACTCCCGAATCACATCCGGACCAAGCAATCCACTACCACCAGTAACAACAACCTTCTTCATATGTAGACCCTCCTTCGCACCCTATATAAGAGCGCTTTCACATTATCAAGTGATCTAAGTATATGATAGGGAGCGACATTTAGCGAGTGAAGGGCTTTATTCTGATCGTCTGTTATTTTGACAAACCGCACGTATTTCTTATTCCAACAACACTACACAAAGCTAACCTTAAAAATATTTACTTTTTTATATTATATTTTACAAAAATACGTTTATGAAGTGCGACCCACAGGTATTGATTAACTATAATGCAATAAAGAGCTATGCATTTCTAATCATTATTCTAGGATTAATCTTATAATTGTAGCTCTAATTCATAGGTGAAATATCATTTGTCTTTTTCATTTGTGTGTAGAGCAAATAATTAATGAATGAGATATCTTAAAGGTAAGGAAATTAGCATAACTCTTGATCAAAGAGAGACTAGTAAACTTCAAAATATCGAGAATGAGTTAAGAGGTGATAATACATGTCTAAAAAATGGAAGTCAGCATTATTAATAGGTATTATCTTGGGCTCTGTTTCACTAATATTAAGTTATGGGTTTCCTGATCTATCAGACCCATTAAGACTTGCAATATTAGTTGTAGCTGCAGCACTTGCTGCAGGATTCATTTATAAATTGTTTTATGGTAAAGTAAATCCTAGTAGAAACAAAACCTAGTAAAAAGAATGGCACTGAAAATCTTTTGATTTTCAGTGCCATTCTTTCAAGCGCCTCTCGTCACATCAGTCGCACTCTTCCGCTTCTTCACGCTCAAGATTCCCGCCCCGACCATAAGGCCTGATTGTATAATGGTTGTTCCTAATGTCGTAACCATCATCACCACACTCATCACAATGAGAGATATTCCAGCTTTCTTTGGCTCAGTCTGCATCCTCCTAAATGCCGATATACCAACGACCATCCCAATAGCGTGCACAGCTAGCACCGCCACTCCATACCAAAATTCAGCGCCTTCTGGCAGTTGCTCCGGAACAAACACACTGACTAAAATAATCCCGACTGATCCAAGCACCACAACCAATCCCAACAACGCAATCGCGATGCTTAGCAACACCTTCTCCACCGTTCTCGTCACCATCAACTCTCTCCTCTCCGACACAGATACACCATCTCCGCACTCTCACCCGTAGCCGGCGTCTCCTGCCAATCTCCATAGACCGCCTCGATCTCAAATCCATGGCCTTCAAGCAATCTCTCCATTTCTTTGGGGAAAACATAGCGGAGCTGTATATTGGTTGTTTTCTCGTCGACAACCTGGCCATCTGTGTTCTTGTATTTTCTTATCGTCGTATAATGTTGAAGTTGATCTAGCGCATCGTAGCGGCTCACGGTCGACAGATCGACCTCCAAATTGCCGTCCGAATAGCTGCGCCAGTACTCCTCCACCGGCGGTTGCAACAGCTCCTCCGCGCTCGGGAATCGCGTGCCAAACACAAACACGCCGCCCGCCTCTAAATGCGTATGTACAGAGAAGAGCAAGCCATCCTGATCCTCATTGGTGAGGAAATGCTGGAACGAATTCCCCACGCAGTAAATGAACGAACTCTTCGAACCAAGCCGTAATTTCGTCGCATCCTGCTCCTGCCAATCCACCTCAACACCAAGCGCCTCAGCCTTCTTCCGCGCCGCATCAAGCATCCTAGCATGACTATCGACACCTATAATGTCGTAACCACGCTTCGCAAGCGGCAATGTCAACCTCCCAGTACCGCAGGCAAGATCCACAATCGGACCCTCGCAACGCTCCGCCCATTTTTGCAACAGCGCAAACTCAGGCGTATACGCATCGTTTTCCTTATCATAAAGCTCTGGATTATCGTATTCTTCTGTATTCGTAAATGACATAAAGTTGCTCCTATTCCATTCATTTTTGTATGTAAAGCTAATCTATAAATCCAATTATCACACAATTTTACCAGTAATCCTATAAGACTTGAAACCTATCCACCAGCATTTTCTGACCACAAAGGTATATAGTAGATGAAGGTTTATAATACGTGCCGACTAAATCGGGCAGGAATTGTCGGGTTTATGCCCAAACCATTCGATAAGATGGGATCAGAGAAGGGAGTGTTTATTGGATATGCTAAAAGGAATGAACGATGCATTAGCGTATATTGAACAAAACTTAAGTAACCACATTGAGCTAAAAGAGGTTGCCAAGATCGGGATGTTTTCGGAGTATCACTTCACGCGAATGTTTTCTCTATTATCAGGGATCACGATTTCCGAGTACATTCGCAGAAGGCGACTAACGGTAGCCGCACTAGAATTAAAGAATCCTCACGTAAAGGTCATTGATGTGGCAGTAAAATACGGATATCAATCACCGGATGCATTCTCAAGAGCTTT
This window contains:
- a CDS encoding class I SAM-dependent methyltransferase; the protein is MSFTNTEEYDNPELYDKENDAYTPEFALLQKWAERCEGPIVDLACGTGRLTLPLAKRGYDIIGVDSHARMLDAARKKAEALGVEVDWQEQDATKLRLGSKSSFIYCVGNSFQHFLTNEDQDGLLFSVHTHLEAGGVFVFGTRFPSAEELLQPPVEEYWRSYSDGNLEVDLSTVSRYDALDQLQHYTTIRKYKNTDGQVVDEKTTNIQLRYVFPKEMERLLEGHGFEIEAVYGDWQETPATGESAEMVYLCRRGES
- a CDS encoding NAD-dependent epimerase/dehydratase family protein; the encoded protein is MKKVVVTGGSGLLGPDVIREFLDHNYEVVNADTKHPKEALCRTVITDLTNLGEVYGVLAGADAVVHLAAIPVAYSHANEVTFQNNVMSTYNVLEAAGTLGIKKAVISSSESSYGIVFSQKGLTPKYVPVDEEHPQLPEESYGLSKIVNEQTADMINRRTGMQVVSFRLGNVIAPHMYANFPGFIHEPEERKTIMWSYIDTRDAATAYRLAVETDGLGSVAVNIGADDTSMDIESKSLMEQIYPTVTDMRGNIDGYTALFSNKKAKELLGWQPVYKWREEVGK